In Mercenaria mercenaria strain notata chromosome 15, MADL_Memer_1, whole genome shotgun sequence, a single genomic region encodes these proteins:
- the LOC123557084 gene encoding zeta-crystallin-like isoform X1, with protein sequence MITLLNIRYLALQVLIFLSGCVLEKNQRMAGKQLMRAVRVAQFGGPEVLKVETNVPVPVPTQSQVLVEVKAAGINPVDTYIRSGTYAIKPPLPFTPGSDVAGIVKDVGANVTKFKPGERVYVSRKVYVSGGYAEFSTADETDIGHLAENATFQQGAGIGIPCFTAFKALCFLGREKVKPGNSVLIHGASGAVGLACVQIAVSRGLKVYGTAGTQEGIDLVLKQGATAVFNHREEGYADKIVEATGGVGPDLIVEMLANVNLETDLKIINRRGLIVVVGNRGSIEINPRLAMQKESLVTGMILMNATPEEWAEMHAEISEGLKAGWLAPHICKEYKLEEAPVAHDEVINNQGTLGKRVFVL encoded by the exons GATGGCTGGAAAACAACTTATGAGGGCAGTAAGAGTGGCTCAGTTCGGAGGTCCAGAAGTCTTGAAAGTGGAAACAAATGTACCAGTTCCTGTACCTACACAGTCACAG GTGCTTGTGGAAGTGAAGGCTGCTGGAATAAATCCTGTGGACACATACATAAGGTCTGGCACCTATGCTATTAAACCGCCGCTGCCTTTTACACCAGGTTCGGATGTGGCTGGTATCGTGAAAGACGTAGGAGCAAATGTTACAAAGTTTAAG CCCGGAGAGCGCGTGTACGTATCCCGGAAGGTTTATGTAAGTGGAGGGTACGCTGAATTCAGTACCGCAGATGAAACAGACATTGGTCATTTGGCCGAGAATGCCACTTTCCAACAAGGGGCTGGCATAGGCATTCCCTGCTTCACAGCCTTCAAAGCCCTCTGCTTCTT AGGAAGGGAGAAAGTTAAGCCAGGAAACAGTGTACTCATTCATGGTGCTAGTGGAGCT GTTGGCCTAGCATGTGTTCAGATCGCAGTTTCCAGGGGTCTTAAAGTATATGGTACAGCAGGGACACAGGAAGGTATTGATCTGGTGCTCAAACAAGGGGCCACTGCTGTGTTCAATCATAGAGAGGAAGGATATGCAGATAAAATAGTG GAAGCTACTGGAGGTGTAGGACCTGACCTTATAGTAGAAATGTTAGCAAATGTTAACTTGGAGACTGACCTGAAAATAATCAACCGACGGGGCTTAATAGTG GTTGTGGGTAATCGTGGATCAATAGAAATAAACCCCAGACTTGCCATGCAGAAAGAATCTCTGGTAACAGGAATGATTCTAATGAATGCAACACCG GAAGAATGGGCAGAAATGCATGCTGAAATATCAGAGGGTTTGAAGGCAGGATGGCTGGCTCCTCACATCTGTAAGGAATATAAGCTAGAGGAGGCACCAGTTGCTCATGATGAAGTTATTAATAACCAAGGAACATTGGGAAAACgagtttttgttttataa
- the LOC123557084 gene encoding zeta-crystallin-like isoform X2 produces the protein MITLLNIRYLALQVLIFLSGCVLEKNQRMAGKQLMRAVRVAQFGGPEVLKVETNVPVPVPTQSQVLVEVKAAGINPVDTYIRSGTYAIKPPLPFTPGSDVAGIVKDVGANVTKFKPGDRVFVIKNVSGGYAEYTTVEENMMGHLTTSLSFQQGAGIGIACYTAFRAVCIKGREKVKPGNSVLIHGASGAVGLACVQIAVSRGLKVYGTAGTQEGIDLVLKQGATAVFNHREEGYADKIVEATGGVGPDLIVEMLANVNLETDLKIINRRGLIVVVGNRGSIEINPRLAMQKESLVTGMILMNATPEEWAEMHAEISEGLKAGWLAPHICKEYKLEEAPVAHDEVINNQGTLGKRVFVL, from the exons GATGGCTGGAAAACAACTTATGAGGGCAGTAAGAGTGGCTCAGTTCGGAGGTCCAGAAGTCTTGAAAGTGGAAACAAATGTACCAGTTCCTGTACCTACACAGTCACAG GTGCTTGTGGAAGTGAAGGCTGCTGGAATAAATCCTGTGGACACATACATAAGGTCTGGCACCTATGCTATTAAACCGCCGCTGCCTTTTACACCAGGTTCGGATGTGGCTGGTATCGTGAAAGACGTAGGAGCAAATGTTACAAAGTTTAAG CCAGGAGACCGTGTGTTTGTGATTAAGAATGTGTCCGGAGGTTATGCAGAATACACAACTGTCGAGGAAAACATGATGGGACATTTAACAACTTCTCTCTCTTTTCAACAAGGGGCTGGAATAGGGATAGCTTGCTACACAGCTTTTAGAGCTGTGTGTATAAA AGGAAGGGAGAAAGTTAAGCCAGGAAACAGTGTACTCATTCATGGTGCTAGTGGAGCT GTTGGCCTAGCATGTGTTCAGATCGCAGTTTCCAGGGGTCTTAAAGTATATGGTACAGCAGGGACACAGGAAGGTATTGATCTGGTGCTCAAACAAGGGGCCACTGCTGTGTTCAATCATAGAGAGGAAGGATATGCAGATAAAATAGTG GAAGCTACTGGAGGTGTAGGACCTGACCTTATAGTAGAAATGTTAGCAAATGTTAACTTGGAGACTGACCTGAAAATAATCAACCGACGGGGCTTAATAGTG GTTGTGGGTAATCGTGGATCAATAGAAATAAACCCCAGACTTGCCATGCAGAAAGAATCTCTGGTAACAGGAATGATTCTAATGAATGCAACACCG GAAGAATGGGCAGAAATGCATGCTGAAATATCAGAGGGTTTGAAGGCAGGATGGCTGGCTCCTCACATCTGTAAGGAATATAAGCTAGAGGAGGCACCAGTTGCTCATGATGAAGTTATTAATAACCAAGGAACATTGGGAAAACgagtttttgttttataa
- the LOC123557084 gene encoding zeta-crystallin-like isoform X3, producing MAGKQLMRAVRVAQFGGPEVLKVETNVPVPVPTQSQVLVEVKAAGINPVDTYIRSGTYAIKPPLPFTPGSDVAGIVKDVGANVTKFKPGERVYVSRKVYVSGGYAEFSTADETDIGHLAENATFQQGAGIGIPCFTAFKALCFLGREKVKPGNSVLIHGASGAVGLACVQIAVSRGLKVYGTAGTQEGIDLVLKQGATAVFNHREEGYADKIVEATGGVGPDLIVEMLANVNLETDLKIINRRGLIVVVGNRGSIEINPRLAMQKESLVTGMILMNATPEEWAEMHAEISEGLKAGWLAPHICKEYKLEEAPVAHDEVINNQGTLGKRVFVL from the exons ATGGCTGGAAAACAACTTATGAGGGCAGTAAGAGTGGCTCAGTTCGGAGGTCCAGAAGTCTTGAAAGTGGAAACAAATGTACCAGTTCCTGTACCTACACAGTCACAG GTGCTTGTGGAAGTGAAGGCTGCTGGAATAAATCCTGTGGACACATACATAAGGTCTGGCACCTATGCTATTAAACCGCCGCTGCCTTTTACACCAGGTTCGGATGTGGCTGGTATCGTGAAAGACGTAGGAGCAAATGTTACAAAGTTTAAG CCCGGAGAGCGCGTGTACGTATCCCGGAAGGTTTATGTAAGTGGAGGGTACGCTGAATTCAGTACCGCAGATGAAACAGACATTGGTCATTTGGCCGAGAATGCCACTTTCCAACAAGGGGCTGGCATAGGCATTCCCTGCTTCACAGCCTTCAAAGCCCTCTGCTTCTT AGGAAGGGAGAAAGTTAAGCCAGGAAACAGTGTACTCATTCATGGTGCTAGTGGAGCT GTTGGCCTAGCATGTGTTCAGATCGCAGTTTCCAGGGGTCTTAAAGTATATGGTACAGCAGGGACACAGGAAGGTATTGATCTGGTGCTCAAACAAGGGGCCACTGCTGTGTTCAATCATAGAGAGGAAGGATATGCAGATAAAATAGTG GAAGCTACTGGAGGTGTAGGACCTGACCTTATAGTAGAAATGTTAGCAAATGTTAACTTGGAGACTGACCTGAAAATAATCAACCGACGGGGCTTAATAGTG GTTGTGGGTAATCGTGGATCAATAGAAATAAACCCCAGACTTGCCATGCAGAAAGAATCTCTGGTAACAGGAATGATTCTAATGAATGCAACACCG GAAGAATGGGCAGAAATGCATGCTGAAATATCAGAGGGTTTGAAGGCAGGATGGCTGGCTCCTCACATCTGTAAGGAATATAAGCTAGAGGAGGCACCAGTTGCTCATGATGAAGTTATTAATAACCAAGGAACATTGGGAAAACgagtttttgttttataa